In Drosophila yakuba strain Tai18E2 chromosome X, Prin_Dyak_Tai18E2_2.1, whole genome shotgun sequence, a single genomic region encodes these proteins:
- the LOC6524224 gene encoding ras-responsive element-binding protein 1 produces the protein MLAAHQQQQQHNNSTAESEMERQRRDSTTSESSLEHLDLGRTPKKLGGNSGSTQTTSTPHEVTTVASSRKRKLRHLQLNHHQQQHSELLSDEDESAAAEEEEDEEEDDDQVTALGSQSLGRHKQRRSGGASTQASIVVDYSSGDASSLRKKFRLNRSAASLSESGFVDASSTTGHSGYLGNSSSSTTNTTATTAPAVGGAAITPASSSSSSGSSSSGGSGGSSPQGLCLSSGESGIGAGDEHMKYLCPICEVVSATPHEFTNHIRCHNYANGDTENFTCRICSKVLSSASSLDRHVLVHTGERPFNCRYCHLTFTTNGNMHRHMRTHKQHQVAQSQQQQQQSQQQQSQQQRRQQQHQQSLSQQQQQQNPAQQQLVASTLSGRAESYESDASCTTDTSSGHSHSRSSSSLNNNNNNNNSHKTNNNLKDLEELELPAEDQDAENKQRRLKTTINNNIIDSEQQQQEDVDDEEEADDADVAMLTSTPDVATLLAGASASGAASRSPSPSPPASPALLLSCPACGAADFETLPALCAHLDARHSDIPAKCRDCEVIFASHRQLQAHCCRLPSGLPPLLGASSSPLHNEEPEDEGHGGDDEELEQKDRIACQSEDFFHQLYLKQKTANGGGGGAISHPPSPIKHEPADSKDLADIQSILNMTSSSSSFLRNFEQSVNTPSSSQYSLDGRDQEEEAQDAFTSEFRRMKLRGEFPCKLCAAVFPNLRALKGHNRVHLGAVGPAGPFRCNMCPYAVCDKAALVRHMRTHNGDRPYECAVCNYAFTTKANCERHLRNRHGKTSREEVKRAIVYHPAEDAGCEDGKSRLGEDLADMSFRSISPTPPPPPVNESSSQLKHMLLGENPLAPVTQQPPLKIQVKSLDQLVDKKPSAPAPQRQQQQEKSGAVLDFSMDVLDLSKKPTGGASLTPAVTPTPTPAAVVPVAPGGVGTPDLAAAIEQQQLLLAQQQLFGAGGEYMQQIFRSLMFQSQTPGFPFFPFMAPPPPQANPEKPPLVSPPSRLNPMPVGVGVGVPVPPGGPVKMVIKNGVLMPKQKQRRYRTERPFACEHCSARFTLRSNMERHVKQQHPQFYAQRQRSGHHVMRGRGASSAAAAAAAAAAAAAAMGGPGSSGSGSNHHHGHGHGSHGHAPISEQVKYAILAQQLKAHKNTDLLQQALAHGSSSVAGNPLLHFGYPLTNPSPLHNGSQGNSQATAMDDDEPKLIIDEDENEHDHEMEAEAEDVDDFEEDEDEEEMDEPEDEPELILDEQPAEKEAEEEQELPQPLDLLASKEAAQKMAETILEQAIKAGKPSTPPPAKENAPPANPIVATTMQEPATTPPSSNASSLKTMIAQAESVGKSLKEVASSPFKDESQDLVPVSKLVDNATSQNMGFNSYFRPSDVANHMEQSDEEGLVASGSASESNNSGTEDVTSSSSSSEPKKKSAYSLAPNRVSCPYCQRMFPWSSSLRRHILTHTGQKPFKCSHCPLLFTTKSNCDRHLLRKHGNVESAMSVYVPTEDVSEPIPVPKSVEEIELEEQRRRQEAEREKELELERERELERERERELERERELEKEKERERQQLIQKLAAQMNAAAAAAAVAAANGSGSGNASGANGPTSGAIGDAMAGGDLPYKCHLCEGSFGERVQCLEHIKLAHAHEFALLVAKGAIENEPLEANPHQQQQHQQAVHSDDEAANGVNRGKYPDYSNRKVICAFCVRRFWSTEDLRRHMRTHSGERPFQCDICLRKFTLKHSMLRHMKKHSGRAHNGDTPGSDCSDDEQVSSPPSTPQPTVQHNTPASANNNNSCHNNNNNTNNNNNNNNKLGLKLHDLLDKASEWRASRLGEHKENMGEATPSGAAVAGSDLIGNLLGISDQGILNKLLSSADEAAKLLGVDNK, from the exons ATGCTCGCCGcacaccagcaacagcagcagcacaacaacagcacagCGGAGTCGGAAATGGAGCGTCAGCGGCGGGACTCGACCACATCGGAGTCCTCGCTGGAGCACCTGGATCTGGGCCGCACGCCCAAGAAACTGGGCGGCAACAGTGGCTCCACACAGACCACATCCACGCCACATGAGGTGACGACGGTGGCGTCGTCGCGCAAGCGTAAACTTCGCCACTTGCAACTGAAtcaccaccaacagcagcactCGGAACTGCTGAGCGATGAGGACGAGTCAGCGGcggccgaggaggaggaggacgaggaggaggatgacgaCCAGGTGACCGCCTTGGGATCGCAAAGTCTGGGACGGCACAAGCAACGGCGCAGTGGTGGCGCCTCCACCCAGGCCTCCATTGTGGTGGACTACAGCAGTGGCGATGCCAGTTCGCTGCGCAAGAAATTCCGTCTAAATCGCTCGGCGGCCAGTCTCTCGGAATCGGGATTCGTGGACGCCAGCAGCACCACTGGCCACAGTGGCTATTTGGGTaacagtagcagcagcacaaCCAACACCACTGCCACCACTGCACCAGCAGTTGGCGGAGCAGCGATCACGCCAgcatccagcagcagcagcagtggcagcagcagcagtggcggATCCGGTGGCTCTTCGCCACAGGGTCTGTGCCTGTCCAGCGGCGAATCGGGCATCGGTGCAGGCGACGAGCACATGAAATACCTTTGCCCCATCTGCGAGGTGGTCTCGGCCACGCCGCACGAGTTCACCAATCACATCCGGTGCCACAACTACGCCAACGGCGATACGGAGAACTTCACCTGCCGCATTTGCTCCAAG GTGCTATCCTCGGCTTCATCCCTGGACAGACACGTGCTGGTGCACACGGGGGAGCGGCCCTTCAACTGCCGCTACTGCCACCTGACGTTCACCACCAATGGCAACATGCACCGCCACATGCGTACCCATAAGCAGCATCAGGTTGcacagtcgcagcagcagcaacagcagtcgcagcagcaacagtcacagcagcagcggcgacaacagcaacatcagcagtcactgtcgcagcagcagcagcagcagaatccCGCCCAGCAGCAACTGGTGGCCAGCACGTTATCCGGACGAGCTGAGAGCTACGAGAGCGATGCCAGTTGCACCACGGACACGTCCAGTGGACATAGTcacagtcgcagcagcagttccctcaacaacaacaataacaacaataactcGCACAAGACTAACAACAACCTGAAGGACTTGGAGGAGTTGGAGCTGCCGGCCGAGGATCAGGATGCGGAGAACAAGCAGCGTCGCCTGAAGACCACCATCAATAACAACATCATTGACagtgagcagcagcagcaggaggatgtggacgatgaggaggaggcCGACGATGCGGATGTGGCCATGTTGACCAGCACACCCGATGTCGCCACACTTTTGGCCGGAGCCAGTGCATCCGGCGCCGCCTCGCGTTCCCCCTCACCATCGCCACCCGCCTCGCCGGCCTTGCTGCTCAGCTGTCCCGCCTGCGGAGCCGCCGATTTCGAGACCCTGCCCGCTCTGTGCGCCCATTTGGATGCGAGGCACTCGGACATACCAGCCAAGTGTCGCGACTGCGAGGTGATCTTCGCCAGCCATCGTCAGCTGCAGGCGCACTGTTGCCGCTTGCCCAGTGGCCTACCGCCGCTGCTCGGTGCCAGCAGTTCGCCATTGCACAACGAGGAGCCGGAGGATGAGGGGCACGGCGGCGACGACGAGGAACTCGAGCAGAAGGATAGAATAGCGTGTCAGAGCGAGGACTTCTTCCACCAGCTGTATCTGAAGCAGAAGACAGCAAATGGTGGTGGGGGCGGTGCCATCTCGCATCCGCCATCGCCCATTAAACATGAGCCGGCGGACAGCAAGGATCTGGCCGATATCCAGAGCATACTGAACATGaccagctccagttccagtttccTGCGCAATTTTGAGCAGTCGGTGAACACGCCCAGTTCGAGTCAGTACAGCCTGGACGGCAGGGatcaggaggaggaggcccAGGACGCCTTCACCTCGGAGTTCCGACGCATGAAGCTGCGCGGCGAGTTCCCCTGCAAGCTGTGCGCCGCCGTGTTCCCCAATCTTCGCGCCCTCAAGGGCCACAACCGGGTGCATCTGGGTGCAGTGGGTCCCGCCGGACCATTTCGCTGCAACATGTGTCCCTATGCCGTTTGCGACAAGGCCGCCCTGGTGCGGCACATGCGCACCCACAACGGCGATCGTCCGTACGAGTGCGCCGTGTGCAACTACGCCTTCACCACCAAGGCGAACTGTGAGCGCCACCTGAGGAATCGCCATGGCAAGACCAGTCGCGAGGAGGTAAAGCGCGCCATTGTCTACCATCCGGCGGAGGATGCTGGCTGCGAGGATGGCAAATCCCGCCTGGGCGAAGACCTGGCGGACATGAGTTTCCGTTCGATCAGCCCAacgccaccaccgccgcctgTGAATGAGAGCAGCTCCCAGCTGAAGCACATGCTTCTCGGCGAGAATCCCCTAGCTCCGGTCACCCAACAGCCGCCGCTAAAGATTCAGGTAAAGAGCCTCGACCAATTGGTGGACAAGAAGCCATCGGCACCAGCTCcccagcgacagcagcagcaggagaagaGTGGAGCTGTCCTGGACTTCAGCATGGATGTTTTGGATCTCAGCAAGAAGCCAACTGGCGGCGCATCACTGACACCCGCTGTTACGCCCACACCGACGCCCGCTGCAGTGGTTCCAGTGGCGCCCGGCGGCGTTGGAACACCTGACTTGGCCGCCGCCATtgagcagcaacagttgctcCTCGCGCAGCAGCAACTCTTTGGCGCTGGCGGAGAGTACATGCAACAGATATTCCGCAGCCTTATGTTCCAATCCCAGACGCCGGGATTCCCCTTCTTTCCCTTCATggctccgccgccgccgcaaGCCAATCCCGAGAAGCCACCGCTGGTGAGTCCACCAAGCCGCCTCAATCCCATGCCCGTGGGCGTTGGCGTCGGCGTGCCAGTGCCACCTGGTGGTCCCGTCAAGATGGTCATCAAGAATGGCGTCCTGATGCCCAAGCAGAAGCAGCGACGCTATCGCACCGAGCGCCCCTTCGCCTGTGAGCACTGCTCGGCGAGATTCACGCTGCGTTCGAACATGGAGCGCCACGtgaagcagcagcatccgcagTTCTACGCCCAGCGGCAGCGCAGTGGCCACCATGTCATGCGTGGCAGGGGCGCCTCCagtgccgccgccgctgccgccgccgcagcagctgcagcagccgccaTGGGCGGACCAGGATCCTCCGGTTCCGGCAGCAATCACCATCATGGCCATGGGCACGGTTCCCATGGACATGCTCCCATTTCGGAGCAGGTCAAGTACGCCATACTGGCGCAGCAGCTGAAGGCGCACAAGAACACCGATCTGCTGCAGCAGGCTTTGGCCCACGGCTCCAGCAGTGTGGCCGGCAATCCACTGCTGCATTTCGGCTACCCACTGACCAATCCCAGTCCGCTGCACAATGGCAGCCAGGGTAATAGCCAGGCCACGGCCATGGATGACGATGAGCCCAAGTTGATCATTGACGAGGATGAGAACGAGCATGATCATGAGATGGAAGCGGAAGCGGAGGACGTGGATGACTTCGAAGAGGATGAAGACGAGGAGGAGATGGATGAGCCCGAAGATGAGCCGGAGCTGATACTAGATGAGCAGCCGGCCGAAAAGGAAGCCGAGGAGGAACAGGAGCTGCCCCAGCCGCTCGACCTCTTGGCCTCCAAAGAGGCGGCACAAAAAATGGCCGAAACCATTCTGGAGCAGGCCATCAAGGCGGGCAAGCCATCGACTCCACCGCCCGCCAAGGAAAATGCACCGCCAGCCAATCCCATCGTGGCCACCACCATGCAGGAGCCAGCCACCACTCCACCCAGTAGCAATGCCAGCAGTTTGAAAACGATGATCGCTCAAGCCGAATCGGTAGGTAAGTCCCTCAAAGAAGTGGCCAGTTCGCCGTTCAAGGATGAGTCGCAGGACCTGGTGCCGGTGTCCAAGCTGGTGGACAATGCCACCAGCCAGAACATGGGCTTCAACAGCTATTTTCGACCCAGCGACGTGGCCAATCACATGGAGCAGAGCGACGAGGAGGGCCTGGTGGCCTCCGGCAGCGCCAGTGAGAGCAACAACAGTGGCACCGAGGACGTCACtagcagcagctccagcagcgAGCCCAAGAAGAAGTCCGCCTACAGcctggcgcccaaccgtgtCTCCTGCCCCTACTGCCAGCGCATGTTCCCATGGAGCAGCTCGCTGCGCCGGCACATCCTCACCCACACCGGCCAGAAGCCGTTCAAGTGCTCGCACTGCCCGCTGCTGTTTACCACCAAGAGCAACTGCGATCGCCATCTGTTGCGCAAGCACGGCAATGTGGAGTCGGCCATGTCCGTGTATGTGCCCACTGAGGATGTGAGTGAACCGATACCCGTGCCCAAGTCCGTCGAGGAGAtcgagctggaggagcagcgaCGCCGCCAGGAGGCGGAGCGCgagaaggagctggagctggagcgcGAACGGGAGTTGGAGCGGGAGCGTGAGCGAGAGCTGGAACGGGAGCGAGAGttggagaaggagaaggagcgcGAGCGCCAGCAGCTCATCCAAAAGCTGGCGGCTCAAATGaatgccgctgctgccgctgccgccgtcgcagccgccaatggaagtggaagtggaaatgcaAGTGGAGCGAATGGACCGACATCTGGAGCCATTGGAGATGCCATGGCTGGCGGAGATCTGCCCTACAAGTGCCACCTGTGCGAGGGCTCGTTTGGCGAGCGTGTGCAGTGCCTGGAGCACATCAAGCTGGCACACGCCCACGAGTTCGCCCTGCTCGTGGCCAAGGGCGCCATCGAGAACGAGCCGCTGGAGGCTAAtccccaccagcagcagcagcaccagcaggcGGTGCACTCCGATGACGAGGCAGCGAATGGCGTCAACAGAGGCAAATATCCCGACTACAGCAACCGCAAGGTGATCTGTGCCTTTTGCGTGCGCCGCTTTTGGTCGACGGAGGATCTGCGTCGCCACATGCGCACCCATTCCGGCGAGCGGCCATTCCAGTGCGACATCTGCCTGAGGAAGTTCACCCTCAAGCACAGCATGCTGCGGCACATGAAGAAGCACAGCGGCAGGGCACACAATGGAGATACTCCCGGTTCCGATTGCTCCGACGACGAGCAGGTGAGCAGCCCGCCCAGCACACCGCAGCCCACTGTCCAGCACAACACGCCGGCCagcgccaacaacaacaatagctgccacaataacaacaataacaccaacaacaacaacaataacaacaacaagctgGGTCTGAAGCTGCACGACCTGCTGGACAAGGCCAGCGAGTGGCGGGCCAGTCGCCTGGGCGAGCACAAGGAGAACATGGGCGAGGCCACACCCTCGGGAGCAGCAGTCGCCGGCTCTGATCTGATTGGCAATCTGCTGGGCATTAGCGACCAGGGCATTCTCAACAAGCTGCTCTCCTCCGCCGACGAGGCGGCCAAACTTCTGGGTGTGGACAACAAGTGA